The following nucleotide sequence is from Anatilimnocola floriformis.
GCATGTATCGCGATTCGACCATTACCGTCGACCTGATTACAACGCTGAGCACCACACTCACGCCGCGCGAATAAGCAAGCCGCTGGAAACCGGCTCGCCGACTTCCATTTCTTCGCCCGCCGCGCAACAATCGAGCGCAGTCGTTCGTTGAAATCTCTCGCCGGAGCCTCTCCATGTCATCGCGTCGCGAATTCCTGCAACATTCGGCCGCTGCGTCCGCCGCGCTTCTCGCCCTCAGCACGCAACCCGAAACGGCCCGCGGTTATCTCGCCAACGACACGCTGCAGGTCGGCTGCATCGGCACCGGCGGTCGCTGCCGCGGTTTGATGAAGTCGCTCGTGAAAGTGCCGAACGTCAAGATCACGGCCGTCTGCGACGTGTGGGATGTGCATCTCGACGAAGGCAAAAAACTTGCCGATGCGGCGGCCTTCACCACGAAAGATCATCGCGAGTTGCTCGCGCGCAAGGACGTCGACGCCGTGCTGATCGGAGCGCCCGATCATCAACACGTGCCGCTCACGATCGATGCCTGCGCTGCCGGCAAAGATGTGTATGTCGAAAAGCCGCTGACGCATGATCCAGCCGAAGGGGCAAGCGTCATCGCCGCGCAGAACGATCACAAACGAATCGTGCAGGTCGGCATGCAGCAGCGTTCGATGCCACACATCGCCAAGGCCCGCGAACTGATCCAGGCCGGCGGCATCGGCAAGGTGCTGAAGATTCATCTCAGTTGGAATCGTAACACTTCGCGCGCGACGGCGAATAAGCTGGGCATCGATCCCAAGAGCGTCGACTGGAAGCGGTTTCTCGGCAGTGCGCCGCAGCAAGACTTCAATGAATATCGCTTTCGCAATTGGCGCTGGTTCTGGGATTTCGGCGGCGGCATTTTCACCGACCTGATGGTCCACTGGATCGACGTCGCTCATTGGGTGCTCGACCTCAAGCAACCTCTCTCGGCCGCCAGCATCGGCGACTTCCATCACGCGGCCGGCATTTGGGAAACGCCCGATACGGTGCAAACGCTCCTTCGTTACGCCGATCCGCAAGCGAGCAAGGACGAGAGCCCGAGTGCAATTCAAGCGTACTTCGAAGGGACATTCAGCAACGCCCGCAATGCTGCCATGATCGAGTTCATGGGTACCGAAGGCAGCGTCTACATCGACCGCGGTCGCACCGAACTGATCCCCGAACGGAACAGCAAGGTCAAGCCGAGCGAATGGATTCTCAATCCCGATCGTCCGCGCGGCGCCGATTTTTATCCGAACCCCGACGGCGAATTGCTCCACCTCACCAACTGGGTCGATTCGGTGCGCGCTCGCACGGCGCCGGTCGCTCCCGTGGAAGCGGGTGTGCTCGCTGCAGCGGCGGCTCAGCTTTCGAATCAAGCACTACGCAGCGGACAAGTCGCGGTTTCGAAATAGTCTGCCGTCATGCCGCGCTACTCCGTTACTTCGATCACCGATCCGCGAGTTGCTCCTTACGCTCAGCTGCATCAAACCAATCTCACGCGCGGCAGCGGTCTGTTTGTCGCGGAGGGAGATAAGGTCGTCCAGCGGCTGATCGACAGCGATTACGTGGTCGATTCGCTCCTTGCTGAAGCAGAATGGGCGGAGCGACTCGAACCGCAGGTTCCTGCCGAAACGCCCATCTATATCGTCGAGCGCGCGCTGATGACCGAGCTCGTCGGCTTTCGTTTTCACCGCGGTGTGCTCGGTTGTGGGCGACGAAAAGAAACGCCGACGCTGGCTGAAATTCTGCCGGCAAATCATGAACCGGCGCTGGTGTTGGTTTGCCCTGCCGTGCAGGATCCAACCAACCTCGGCAGCATCATTCGCACGGCAGCCGCGATGGGAGCGAACGCGCTCTTGCTCGGTGGCGATTGTGCCGATGCCTTCTCGCGGCGCGTATTGCGGGTCTCGATGGGAAGTTCGCTGTTCCTGCCGATTCGCGAAGCAGCCGATCTCGTCGGCGATGTCGTCGCGCTGCGTGAAACTTACGGTTTCGAAGTGCTGGCCACGGTCTTGGATAAAAACGCCACGCCCCTCGATCAAGTCGCGCGGCCGCGGCGACTCGCGCTGGTTCTGGGCAGCGAAGGACACGGCCTCGATGAACGTTGGCTGCAACTTTGCCCGCAGCAAATCACGCTGCCGATGCGCGCCGGGATTGATTCGCTTAATGTTTCGATTGCGGCAGCGGTCTTCTTATATCACTTCCGCAGGTAATTGCTGCGAGTACGCAGGTAGTTGCTCCTCGCTGATTTCTCTAGAATGCGGATTCCTACACGCACCATCCTTCCTGGTTTCCTACCATGCATCACCAGTCAAAATTCGTCGCCATCGTCGCGCTGGCCATCGCCGGCAGCGGTTCGTTCGTTCTGCACGCCATCGAACGGAACGCAGCCGATTCGCAGAGTCGCATCAAGGAATCGGTCGGATATCTGGCTTCTGACGAACTCGAAGGCCGCGGCGTGGGGACCGAGGGCTTGAACAAAGCCGCCGATTACCTGGCCGGTGAATTCAAAAAATTGGGCCTGAAAACCGAGCTCTTCGACGGCACGCCGTTTCAGAAGTTCGAAGTAACCGTCTCGACCGACCTGGGTCCGAAAGATCAGAACTTCCTCACGCTCGTCGGTCCCGAACAGCTGAAACTGAAACTTGGCGAAGACTTCACTCCGCTCGCCGTCGGCGGCTCGGCCAAGTTCGACACCAACCTCGTCTTTGTCGGCTATGGCATCTCGGCAAAGGACCTCAACTACGACGATTACGAAGGCCTCGACGTCAAAGACAAGGTCGTGGTCATCATTCGCAAAGAGCCGCAGCAAAAAGACCCCAAGAGCAAGTTCGACGGCGAACGCCCCAGCCGGCATGCTCCGTTCATGCAGAAGATTTCCAACGCCAACGGCCACGGCGCGGCTGCGGTAATTTTTGTCAACGATGGTCTCGAGCTGCAATCTGCCCGCGAACAAGTTGCCAAGATCAC
It contains:
- a CDS encoding Gfo/Idh/MocA family protein, which produces MSSRREFLQHSAAASAALLALSTQPETARGYLANDTLQVGCIGTGGRCRGLMKSLVKVPNVKITAVCDVWDVHLDEGKKLADAAAFTTKDHRELLARKDVDAVLIGAPDHQHVPLTIDACAAGKDVYVEKPLTHDPAEGASVIAAQNDHKRIVQVGMQQRSMPHIAKARELIQAGGIGKVLKIHLSWNRNTSRATANKLGIDPKSVDWKRFLGSAPQQDFNEYRFRNWRWFWDFGGGIFTDLMVHWIDVAHWVLDLKQPLSAASIGDFHHAAGIWETPDTVQTLLRYADPQASKDESPSAIQAYFEGTFSNARNAAMIEFMGTEGSVYIDRGRTELIPERNSKVKPSEWILNPDRPRGADFYPNPDGELLHLTNWVDSVRARTAPVAPVEAGVLAAAAAQLSNQALRSGQVAVSK
- a CDS encoding TrmH family RNA methyltransferase — protein: MPRYSVTSITDPRVAPYAQLHQTNLTRGSGLFVAEGDKVVQRLIDSDYVVDSLLAEAEWAERLEPQVPAETPIYIVERALMTELVGFRFHRGVLGCGRRKETPTLAEILPANHEPALVLVCPAVQDPTNLGSIIRTAAAMGANALLLGGDCADAFSRRVLRVSMGSSLFLPIREAADLVGDVVALRETYGFEVLATVLDKNATPLDQVARPRRLALVLGSEGHGLDERWLQLCPQQITLPMRAGIDSLNVSIAAAVFLYHFRR